The region AGCTTCGTCTCCGAGTTTATCAAGGCTAAGGAAGACATTGAGCTCGGATTGGGGGAACCGGAGCCATTTGACGGCCCCTGTCCCAGTTTCATTCCTCCCAGTGCTCCGGACGCTTGACTTTCTATTTGTTAAGGATTTTTTGATATGTTCGATCTATGTAATATTCGTACTTTGCTCCGGACTTTGTTGAGTCCGGTGAATTTGTGATGAATGCTTTCCTTGACGCTATTTTACTTTGTTTCTGTAGTTTgtttttgccttagaatatttttccaggTAAGATttgttgctctagtcctgactaatccTCTTATCCGGACTAGtggctgcttttagttagaaaattaattctaagtagaaattggttgctctagtcctgactaatagcttgtccggactagtggctgcttttagttagaaaattaattctaagtaaaaattggttgctctagtcctgactaatagcttgtccgaactagtggctgcttttagttagaaaattaattctaagtaaaaattggttgttttagtcctgactaatagcttgtccggactagtggctgcttttagttagaaaattaattctaagtaaaaattggttgctctagtcctgactaatagcttgtccggactagtggctgcttttagttagaaaattaattctaagtaaaaattggttgctctagtcctgactaatagcttgtccggactagtggctgcttttagttagaaaattaattctaagtaaaaattggttgctctagtcctgactaatagcttgtccggactagtggctgTTTTTGAAACATATGCAACTTAAAAAGAAAGCTTTTCACTGATCATTCATACAATGTAGAAGGAGAAACATATTGGTTGCTTGCCGTATTGGCTACAAGTTTGTTTGCTTTACTACTtgtagaattttcttagccttagTCCATGCCAGGTGTTTGGGACTTCTGAGTCATCCATGTTCAagagcttgtaggttcctggcctgagaacttctttgaccttgtatggtccttcccatttgggcattaactttccggtgtttgtgggatctgatgcttcagtgtctcgaaggactaagtctccaacttggaagtttttgactcttgacttcttactgaagtggtctcttgttttctccttgtatttttccatcctttgtacagcttggtcccggacctcatcaattagttccatgtttgttttgagtccttcttcgtttgcttcttcttcaaagtttattgctctgtgTGTAGGAGCCATATGATTTTTGAAGTATGTTTAGCTTGATTTTAAATTATTAAGTTGGAGTTATTATAAGTTTCGGTTGTTGTCTTGTATAAATATTAAAGATTTGTAGGAGAATCGTAGGTATACGTATTCAGTGACGGATACAGAAGTTTATAAATGGTGTGTTAAGAATTAAAGGTGCATACAAACTTTTCACTGAGCCTAAAATGTTACATAATAACACTTATCTAATCACACAATCCTAAATTAACTAAATACAATCCCAAATTAACCTACTGAGACTTATCTAATCAGAGATTAACAAGCCAGTGAAAATAGAAAAATAGTAAAGTAAAACATCTATTTGACAATTTCACAAACTTGTAAGCAGTAGTATACTCTTTTTTCATTGATATTGATATGAGCAATAAATGGGATGAGTTTGGAATACAAGTTGTACTTGTGAACATAAATGAGACTTCGGTAGAGAATGGAGGCACAAGCATAATTCGTATAAGCCGTaaaaaaaagaaataatttcCTTGAAAATAATGGTGTGTCAAGTGACACACCATGCATTACACTACATCCGCCACTGCTCGTATTTACGTGAATATCTTATTTGAGTTTTGCATGAATTATGTTTAgctttattttaaattattggTTGAAGTTATTATAAGATTCAGTTAGGATCTTTCTCTAACAATTAAGATCGGTTGCAGGACGAGAAAGTGTCGATATTATGCCTCTTAAAAAATACTGCAGATACATGCTTATGGTGGATTTTATTGCACCTGTAGTTAGTAAACTTGAACTTTTTGTGTGCACAGATGCTAAAAGGTTGATCGGAAGGAGAGTCACAGATTTGACTGTCAAAAGCGACATGAACCTGTGGCCTTTTAAGGTTATCGGTGACCAAGATAAAAAGCCCAAGATTGTTGTCGATTATAAAGGTGTGGAGAAACAATTCTCACCTGAGGAGTTGTCTGCGATGGTTCTTACTAAGATGAAGGAGATTGCAGAAGACTACTTGGGAAGTAAAATAAAGAATGCTGTGGTCACTGTCCCTGCACACTTTAATGACTCACAGCGCCAGGCTACAAAAGATGCAGCAACAATAGCAGGTCTCAATGTTCTGCGTATTCTTGTTGAGCCGACAGCTGCTGCAGTTGCTTATGGTCTTGACAAGGAGCTTACAAGTAGCTTAGAAGGGGAGAAAATTGTCCTTGTATTTGATCTTGGTGGTGGTACTTTTGATGTTTCGCTTCTCAAAATTAAAAAGGATAATATTGAAGTACTAGCTACTGCTGGTGACACTCACCTTGGAGGTGAGGATTTTGACAATCGTCTTCTAAATTATTGTGTTGCTGATTTCAAAACGAAGCACAGAAAAGAGATCAACCGAAATGCCAAAACATTAAGAAGATTGAGAACCGCTTGTGAAAAGGCAAAGAGGTTTTTGTCTCATAATGTTATGACAATAATTGATGTAGATTCTTTGTTCGAGGGAATTGACTACTGCACAAAAATCAGCCGTTCTAAATTTGAGGATTTAAACATGGATTTGTTTAGATCTTGTGTGGAGACAGTAAAGAAATGTTTGGAAGATGCGAAGATGGACAAGAGCAGGATCCATGATGTTGTTCTTGTGGGTGGTTCTTCTAGAATTCCAAAAGTACAAGAGCTTTTGCAAGAGTTTTTTGATGGGAAAGAACTTTGCAAGAGCATAAATCCTGATGAGGCTGTTGCCTACGGTGCAGCTGTCCAAGCTGCTATATTAAGTGGAGAGGGTAATAGAAAGATCAAGAATTTGCAGCTGATTGATGTGACTCCTCTGTCTCTCGGGACTGAAGTTAAAGGTGGACTCATGTCTGTAGTTGTTCCAAGAAACACAACTATTCCTAATACAATGCAAGGTAGTTATATAACAGCGGCTGATAATCAAACATTCATCCGAATCAGAGTTTTTGAGGGTGAGAGAGCAAGAACAGAAGATAACAATTTTCTGGGAGAGTTTGAGCTAACTGATATTCCTGCTGGTCCAAGGGGAAAATTTATTTATCGTTTAACCTTTACAATTGATGCTAATGGGGTACTAAATGCTTCAGCTGAAGATGAAGATAATACTACTGGAATTAAAAACAGCATTCAAATTATCAAAAAAGGAATGCTGACAGATGAGGAGATCGAAAAAATGGTTCAGGTTGCTGAACAGTTCAAGactgaagatgaagaatttaGGAGAAAGATGAATGCAATGAAAGCATTTGAGGATTATGTATATAAAATAAGAGACTGCACCGAAAGAAATAAGAATCTTAAACTATCTGTTAAGAGGAAGATGAGGTCTTCTTTCAAAGAGGCTATCAAATGGTTAGATGCAAACAGAAATGCTGAAGTTCATGAGTACGAGTACAAGAAGCAACAGCACGAAGAACTCTGCAATCAATACATTCCTAGCAGTGCAGACATTAAGACTGAGGAAGTTTGATACCTTACATGTTTTCATAATTTGCAGACATTTTCCATTATGGCTCTCAAAACTTTCACAATTTTTGGGTATTCACTTGTTTAAGAATCATCTTAATCAACATTAAGCACATAAACTTTCTAACATCCAAATTGTGGCTTGTGAAGAACTAATACCTTGGCAGAGTTCAAACTATCAAGACATAGTAGGTAATTACTATACTTTCACTTTTTAATACACTTGCATGTTTCTATATGGATCTACAACATCATATTTATAGATATCTGTGGTGGTCTTAAACCAACGATTTTCATAACATATCAAACCGTGATAAGTAACTGTGTTGTAACAATCATTTATTGAAAAATGACTTCCATAGTATATCATATCGTGATAAATAACTGCTATGTAACAATCATTTGTTGAGTATTAAGATTATGTATATATTTACTcgtaatttaaaaaataaatcttGAAATGCATAAATATGTTATAAGTACTATAGTAATAAGCAATGTTCTTCGCTAAATACCCACCCCGTGTAGCTCAACTGGTTGAGGCAGGGACTTTAGCCTTCTTCGGGATTAGTCGAGGTGCGCGTAAGCTGACACGGACACCTGATTATAAAAAAACGTTTTTCATTTTTTCCAGTCCAAACCTTAGGTGAATAATACGCCTGGTAGGCGTGAAACAAAATATTATCCAATTGCTAAAGGTGATCACCAATACACAAGTGCCAAGTCAGCAACAAGATTCTTAGTGTATCCTGCATCAACTACTCTTAAGGCCACAAACCCTTCATGTGGTTGTCACAACACTGAGCTGCTTCCAGTTTAAAAAACTTTTCAAAATCCACTGCAACTTAAATTTATACAAAAAACTAGAATAGTAATACATAGAATCTTTGCATTGTGAGTAGCAAAATGGCAACTGCAGTCATGACATCTCTCCCTCAGTTCAGTGGTCTAAGAGCCAGTTCTTCATCAGTTTCTCCAGTCAGAGGCCTGGTCAGTCCTCATTTCCTGTTATTAATGTTCTTTTTTCGTATTCGATGCTTGTCACATATCTGCTACGTTAGCTTGTTAAGATTTTGGAAAGAACAGTATTCAAATGTTAGGCCAGGAACAATTTATGTTTTGATCTACAGCTTCTTACAAAAAAAACGACTTCAAAAATTTGCAGCTAGTTCTGTTCACTGAAATGTAGGTCTTGTTTTTACCCTATTTTGGCCTTTTCCAAATAATGAAATCTCTTAAGCTTTAACGGTAAGTATAGTGGAAGTTTACTGCAGAGGCAACTGTAGGGGTGGAAATTTTGGGTTTCGAGTCGTGTTCGTGTTCGTAAACAGGTCAATTTTGGATCAAGTTAAAATTACCTAAAATTAAATGAAAACAAACTTTTAAGTGGAAATAAATGAAATTCTTAATAACGGGTCATTTCGGGTCACTTTCGGGTTGTGCAGGTCATGTTCGGTTCACTTTCGGGTTTTCCCTCAGTAAATCGGGTTATGAATCGAGTCGGTTTCGGATCGGGTTTGGGGTCGTGTGCGATATTGACGCCCCTAGGCAACTGCATTATGTCAAATTTCTAGCAGTTCAACTTTAGGTTAAGGTTCAAGGCTCAATTAAGACATGGGTACGTGAGTATTTAAGTTCGTGCAATTAAACTAAAAGTCTAAAAATATCAACCTTAGATGACATGAACTTAACAAGAAAAATTACTGTAGTCTGTAGAGGGCCATTGGCTTGGTAAACACAGTTATTGCAATCAACATATTGCAGATCTTTTTCTTTTTGTAGTATAATAGAAAGTGCACCTTCTTGAAGGTTTATGAAGTTTTGTTATTAACTAAACTTGTCCTAAACATAGCAGTGAGGATTCAGGCTTTGTCATTCTCTGAAAAATATAACGGTCTCTAAGGCTAAGAAAATGTATCGTCACTGTGTGACAGGTAGCAGTTCAGCCAATGAAACGCAAAGGGAATGGAGCTCTGGGAGCTCGTTGTGATTTCATTGGATCATCGACAAACTTGGTTAGTCACCTTCTTGACACGCACTCATAAACAACATCTTACTCCATCAAACACTTGAACGAAAGACAAGGTTTAGTAGATTTTCTATACTACAAGACTGAGCTAATATATGTGTTTGCATATGGCAGATAATGGTGACTTCTACAAGCCTAATGCTTTTCGCAGGAAGATTCGGATTAGCACCATCCGCAAACAGGAAGGCGACCGCAGGCTTAAAGCTTGAAGCGAGGGACTCTGGACTACAAACAGGGGACCCTGCTGGTTTCACTCTTGCAGACACATTGGCTTGTGGAACTGTTGGTCACATTATTGGAGTTGGGGTGGTTCTTGGGCTCAAGAACATTGGTGCTATATAAACATTTGTTCTTATTAAGCTGTTAATAACAATTTCTTGTTCAACTTTTTATTCCATTTGCAAATAGGTTCTCATGTTTGAACATTTGTGTCCAGTGAATAGAATCTACTGTTTTGGCTGAAACTATACAAAATGACCTGATTTACTCGAAAATTTACACACCCCCTAATCTTGTTAGAGACAACCAGTAATGAGCAAGCTTGATAAATTTTTGATACTactatatttttaatttttaattgaacACAGCTTGAATCAGTGCATACTATTACAAAAAAAAAAGCtctaaattataaaatatattactAGAAATGATTCTAAACAACTTTACCATTGTTTTTCAATTCTGGTTACTTTTCAAGTTCTGCCACAGAATTTTCTTTCTAATTTTCCTCCCATGTTTCTTTCTGTTCTATATAACAGTTTCGTCCGGAAACATAAGCTCCGAAAAACAAAGAGAGTTGACATAATGATTTAGCATATTTTTTGTTCTAATAATTCAACCAGCAAAATAAATCAACCAGCAAAAACAATTACCCTACTAGTAAACAATCATATGAGAGACGTTACCAATAAAGAGCAGTGTAAACTGTAAGGCCTGAAAAACAAATACAGATGAAATACAAAAGTAACCCTACTAGTTTGTCAAAAAAGCTCTGCTGGCATTACTTACAAGCTTCAGGCGCTAAAATCCACAGAAAATATCCTATTGAACAATGACAAGAAAAAAAATATACCGTTTTTCCAGTCCGGGATCAAGTTGTTAGGCACCTGCCTCAGCATACGTTCTCTGTCGCTGCCCCTCCTCGTCAGCATTTCTGAGAAATTGATCCCAACCACTTCCCTGACTGGTATCAATGTAATCATAGGGAACGGCAGTTTTTAGACCTGGTCGAACTCCACATTGGCTCTCTACAATCCGAAACTCCAACCCATTCTCCTCTACGTCAGAAGTTTGTTCCAGTTCTTCCCAATTGAACAGCAATGGCAATGTGAATGCTCCCCAGGGGTTAAAATCTAAAACTTTAACTTTCCTGCTAGTGGTAACATAGACATCAAAGGTATAGTTCTCCAATTCAAAATTCTGGCTAACCTTATCTCTGAAAATTTCTTGGATTACCATTTCCAAATGGGTTTTATCCTCAAGAATGGTAGGGTAGTATCCAGTGACCTCCCGCTGGGAGATTCCAACTAAGATCTGATCGCGTACAAAGCAACGAAATTCCCTCTCCGGTCGGAGGGATGGGTACCACTTACGAAGGGCAAGGAAAAAGGTTGTGGGTCTTGACGAGGTCTTATCAGAGCATGAATCATATGCATGGCACAAGTCATGAACAAGCGAGTCAGAGGAGCGAAGCAAAAGAGCAATCTCACTGAAAGAAGTGCATCTGAGACTTCCAGTTGAGCTTATCCAGGCACAATCTTTAGGAGCACTCCAATTCAGCTTAGGAAAGACAGAACCCCCAAGGGATTCAATTGATTCCTTGATCTTCAATTCTAGCTCTTCAAAAGAAGGTGGAGGAGAAGTTTGTTCTGCTTCATCTTCAGATCCTTCTTGCACTACAAAGTCTTCTTCCTCTTCAGGATTATGAATCCTATTCGGCAAAGCATCATCATTTGAGATGGAAAGAGGAAGCAAGAATGGACCGTAATCATCGAGAAGGTATTGAACAAAGGATTCGGGAAGTTCATGAATTATGGTTTTTATGGAGTCAGATCTAAATTTCGGGTACCATTCCTGAATCTGGCATTTGTTTACTTCTTCTTCCTTCATCTTCTCTATATCAGCAAAAACAGTTATTACTTAAGTATCGATAATGCCAATTTCTTGTATGTTCTGCTCAATTGAAATTCGGAAaataaataagtacaagtaaATTTAGTACACAACACACTAATTTACCTAGATAGATAACAGAATTTGGAAATTAAATGATATAAAAGtagaaaaagaaaatattgttgACAAGAGGAAGCATCACTGCATACGAATGAACAAAAACTCGTGGctcacacaaaacacataatGAATATATTAGGACAACGCTAAATATTAGATGCTGAAATAGCAGACAAAAAACATAGATTGTAAGAACTTACAAGTCAGTCAACAATTAATCTACCTGTTTCAAAAAAGTGTATGTTCTTCTCAGTTGGTTCTGGCCATAAAGGTAGTTAATTTTAATACTAACGAAAACACGCTTCCCCACACGTTCGAAGAATTGAATCATATTATCTACATATTGCCTACACTTCATCAACAATCCAGGCCACACTGTTATTATTAACAATTAAATCATAAGATTCATAACAAATTCTTTACCCGAAAACAGAATTAGTATCTTTCACGCTTCTACTACTTTTCATTATCATCAATACCTTAACAAAGATGTGATATCTCTTTTATTTCTTAGGCAACCTCCAACCATTCCTCTACTTAATAACCATTTTATCTTCAAATTTTCATCTTTTTCACTTCATAATAGCATTTCATCTCCAATCATTCCTTCAAACTTTATTTTATAACTACTGTATCACTATGTATGAtgattaaatatattaaaatagagATATTTCTTAACGACGCTATTTATTATCCCCTAGAAACGTATAGGAAGTTTTCTCCTCGTACGGATAGATATAGACATACACAGGATTAAAATGTGAGGGGgttattataaaaataataactTTATATGCATAGTGTAACTCCAAATTTGGAGTTGAATTGTGTTTTTCTTTATAAATAAAGATAGAGAAATGCATGGTTGGAGCTCAATAACTTCATTTATAAAGCTAAAAATGAAGTAATATAACATATAAAGATGTGATTGGAGATGCCCTTATCTAATTTTCATATACGGCCACAAACCAGGCAAAACTAATACAACTCAAATCCGGTACAAATAAAAACTGAAACATAAGTTTCGTAGATAGCCTAGTAACAAGATTCTCCCCCTCCCCCTCCTCACTCACTCCCCTCAGCGTACCCTATTCAAGAAACACATAGAACATAATACTAATCCGAATCTATTTTCCAACATTCAAGAAACACATAACACTAACAAAATTATCACACTTATGCATATAAAGATTCAAACTTTTAACATACCATATTCAAAGAAAACAATATAACACACATAATCTATGTAAACCAACACTACATACATTATATCAATCACAatttcaacttatcaacaaataTACATATTCTATTCAAGAAACACATAAAACATAATACTAATCCAAATTTTTGCCGAACTATGGAACATTTACCAATTATCACTCACTATGCCTATAAAGATTCAAACTTTTCACATACCATCTTCAAAGAAAACAGTATAACCCACATAATCTATCTAAAACAACACATACATTTCCATCACAAGCTATTTTCCAAGATTCAAGAGAGCCGTAAAATCATCAATTTATCAAACTCTATGCACATAAAGATTCAAACTTTTCACATACAATCTTCAAACAAAACAATATCACACACATAATTTATCTAAAACAACACATACATTTCCATCACAATCTATTTGCCACGATTCAAGAAACCCGTAAAATTCACCAATTTTCATACTATATGCATATAAAGATTCAATCTTTTCAGATACCATCTTCAAAGAAAACAATTTCACACACATAATCTCTGTAAAAAAACCACATACATTTCCATCACAAGCTATTTTCCAAGATTCAAGAAACTCATAAAAATAATCAAATTTTTACACTCTATGCATATTAAGATTCAAACTTTTCACATACCAtcttcaaataaaataattttacacAAATAATCAATGTGAAACAACACATACACAAACAAATATATATCAATCACAAATTCAACTTAACAATAAATATACACATGTATGCATAATTATTATCCCCTAATTTATAATTGTTGCTACAAGAATGATATGTAAAGGGAGTGAAAACATACCCAGATACTAAAAAAGAGGGAAGATGAGCAAATTATCATGGATCTTGCTCTTTGAGCACCTTATATTTGTTTGCGGTTTGGGCCGAAGAGACTGACCTATTGGGCTTTTATTTGGGCCCAATAAATGTCTACCCAGTATCATTTGGGCTTATACATTTTGCGGTTTGCTGTATTTGCAAAAGAAAATTTGTCACATATAGGAAATTTGGTACCGAAATGTCACTATTTGGGTAAAAAAAAATGTCACTTTATAACTACATATCGTGTAGCGTTTTGAAAACAGGACAAAATGTTACGAGAAGTATGTTTTGCTATCTTTTTTTTACATTCCAAGGTGGAAAACGTTAGATGAACTAATATTTTGTGTGTATGTTTTCgatatttcttttttatttagtatttttaaaatttaagattatactattgtttaataatttttaacatttaGGGTTCACCGATCCCCtttgggttttagaaatattaaaaaataaagtAATAAATGTTAAATTGATTTAGGGTTTAGAGTGTAGAGTTTAGGGCTAGGGTGTAGGGCCCTAAACCCTAATAACCAAAAgtgtaaattttaaattaaacaattttaaatttaaaagtaTAACTTAATAAATTTTAACATTTTAGGGTTTACCAATCACCTTTTGGGTTTGAGAAACAATTTAAATATTTCTTTTCTATTTTGGGAATTAACAATTTTTTATTTGAGGTtaaaaatattttcttaaaaaaaatatatgtgtAAAACGTTAGATTAAACCAGTGTTTTGGGGTCAAAACGTTACATAATGTAGTGTTTGGTTTCAAAACACTACTTAATCTCACGTTTTGCCAACTTAAAAAAAACAGGTTAAAACGTTCTTTTAAGTAAcgtttttattatttttaaattattaaaaacaaCAAAACGTTACACGAAATACCGTTTTAGGGGTTGAAAAGAAAAACGCCTTAAACGCTACACGAAGTTCCATCGTGAAGTGACATTTTGGGCCTTAATTTTCAAAAGTGACATTTTGGACCATAATTTGTGTTGGAGttaaaaactgtttggtaaaacTCAAAATCTTTTTTTCAGAAAAATGTTTTTATCTCAAAATTGCGGTTAGAGAAAGATTCAGCTTTTAAGAGAATCACATGTTGATTTTACCATCAAAtcttataaaaaatattaatttttttaattttttgcatcaaaatATATACCTATCAAAAAAATACCAAACAAccatctgatttttacaacactTTTTCTAACGACAGTACAATTTTAAAAGTAATTCCGAACAGAACCGTAATTATAGCTTTCGGAAATTAAAAATATACCGTTCATATATCAATTTATGATTTAtccataattttttaaaaatcaaataattTATTGACGATTTATCAgatatttttttatcaatttatCAAAAAATTTTGATAAATTAATCGATTTCTATCACGGTGATTGGGGAAGGCACCCTAATAAAGCAATCAGTTTTTTAGGCCCGTAAGCAATGACTTCATGTGTGTTACAGTGCTAGCTAGTGTGCTATAATGACAGTTAGGTGTGACATTATTATTACTTTCATTCCAAATATCCAAAactttattattatattatttggCATAGATCTCTCCCCTCCCACAAGTTATCAACATTGACTCTGTAAGAAATGAGACCCGCTTTTCTTTATTATTAAGACTTCACTCACACATGCGTGTGCTTTGTATGTACCCTTGACTTCAGTTTGGTGTTTGCTGTACTAGGTAAGCATATTCAACTTCATGTTTCACATTTACTTGTAAAGCAGTTTCTTGTCTTAAAACTATGTATGTACTCTGTTTCATATGTTATGTTTAGTTGGATGTTTGATCAAGTTAATCTTGAATATCAAGATTTTGCATGTTTAATGAGTTGTGTTGTGATTTTTGAGGTTTGGTTTTGATTTTTGTATGTGGGTTGTGAGAGTTTGGTGGGTTAATTAAGTTTGTTAGTTTGATACCTAAGATTTTTGTATTAAGTTGacttc is a window of Apium graveolens cultivar Ventura chromosome 11, ASM990537v1, whole genome shotgun sequence DNA encoding:
- the LOC141698412 gene encoding uncharacterized protein LOC141698412, with translation MKEEEVNKCQIQEWYPKFRSDSIKTIIHELPESFVQYLLDDYGPFLLPLSISNDDALPNRIHNPEEEEDFVVQEGSEDEAEQTSPPPSFEELELKIKESIESLGGSVFPKLNWSAPKDCAWISSTGSLRCTSFSEIALLLRSSDSLVHDLCHAYDSCSDKTSSRPTTFFLALRKWYPSLRPEREFRCFVRDQILVGISQREVTGYYPTILEDKTHLEMVIQEIFRDKVSQNFELENYTFDVYVTTSRKVKVLDFNPWGAFTLPLLFNWEELEQTSDVEENGLEFRIVESQCGVRPGLKTAVPYDYIDTSQGSGWDQFLRNADEEGQRQRTYAEAGA
- the LOC141698174 gene encoding photosystem I reaction center subunit psaK, chloroplastic — translated: MATAVMTSLPQFSGLRASSSSVSPVRGLVAVQPMKRKGNGALGARCDFIGSSTNLIMVTSTSLMLFAGRFGLAPSANRKATAGLKLEARDSGLQTGDPAGFTLADTLACGTVGHIIGVGVVLGLKNIGAI
- the LOC141696559 gene encoding heat shock 70 kDa protein 18-like, which translates into the protein MLGDPKSTIQSEASTLVSKSYDQMRKSEFSNEPRRPRKGNLWCDYYKKTSHTKETCWKLNGKPPNQNYREHQRQSGHFQKDTLAYQTNVKRAEQKPGENIGGINLNKEQLERLYKLLSPDNKTCTSLVSQQDSGASDHMTGCAQLFFSYILNHGNTKVRIVDGSLSPIAGIGTVKINSTLVLEADLSSGKRIGKASEYEGLYYFDMEILDFPLYPYEYSSLPNEETGDENKKQGENLDAESNQKKNKVSDLDEQKNTHHNKELLVYSRWKNQQPPSALETYHESDPESGDNIPEINSLKRKMEDEFEIKDMGMPRYFLVNMSNNEGVAIGIDLGTTYSCVGVWQHDRVEIIANDLGNRTTPSCVAFTDTERFIGEAAKNQAARNPVNTVFDAKRLIGRRVTDLTVKSDMNLWPFKVIGDQDKKPKIVVDYKGVEKQFSPEELSAMVLTKMKEIAEDYLGSKIKNAVVTVPAHFNDSQRQATKDAATIAGLNVLRILVEPTAAAVAYGLDKELTSSLEGEKIVLVFDLGGGTFDVSLLKIKKDNIEVLATAGDTHLGGEDFDNRLLNYCVADFKTKHRKEINRNAKTLRRLRTACEKAKRFLSHNVMTIIDVDSLFEGIDYCTKISRSKFEDLNMDLFRSCVETVKKCLEDAKMDKSRIHDVVLVGGSSRIPKVQELLQEFFDGKELCKSINPDEAVAYGAAVQAAILSGEGNRKIKNLQLIDVTPLSLGTEVKGGLMSVVVPRNTTIPNTMQGSYITAADNQTFIRIRVFEGERARTEDNNFLGEFELTDIPAGPRGKFIYRLTFTIDANGVLNASAEDEDNTTGIKNSIQIIKKGMLTDEEIEKMVQVAEQFKTEDEEFRRKMNAMKAFEDYVYKIRDCTERNKNLKLSVKRKMRSSFKEAIKWLDANRNAEVHEYEYKKQQHEELCNQYIPSSADIKTEEV